One Capra hircus breed San Clemente chromosome 29, ASM170441v1, whole genome shotgun sequence genomic region harbors:
- the MYRF gene encoding myelin regulatory factor isoform X3, giving the protein MEVVDETEALQRFFEGHDINGALEPSNIDTSILEEYISKEDASDLCFPDISAPASAASYPHGQPAIPGSSGVHHLSPPGGGPSPGRHGALPPPSYSAPLNCNNNNGMGVAPKPFLGGSGPPIKAEPKAPYAPGTLPDSPPDSGSEAYSPQQVNDPHLLRTITPETLCHVGVPSRLEHPPPPPAHLPGPPPPPPPPPHYPVLQRDLYMKAEPPMPPYAAMGQGLVPTDLHHGQQSQMLHQLLQQHGAELPPHPAKKRKHSESPPNTLNAQMLNGMIKQEPGTVTALPPHPARAPSPSWPPQGPLSPGPGSLPLSIARVQTPPWHPPGAPSPGLLQDSDSLSGSYLDPNYQSIKWQPHQQNKWATLYDANYKELPMLTYRVDADKGFNFSVGDDAFVCQKKNHFQVTAYIGMLGEPKYVKTPEGLKPLDCFYLKLHGVKLEALNQSINIEQSQSDRSKRPFNPVTVNLPPEQVTKVTVGRLHFSETTANNMRKKGKPNPDQRYFMLVVALQAHAQNQNYTLAAQISERIIVRASNPGQFESDSEVLWQRAQVPDTVFHHGRVGINTDRPDEALVVHGNVKVMGSLMHPSDLRAKEHVQEVDTTEQLKRISRMRLVHYRYKPEFAATAGIEAAAPETGVIAQEVKEILPEAVKDTGDVVFANGKTIENFLVVNKERIFMENVGAVKELCKLTDNLETRIDELERWSHKLAKLRRLDSLKSTGSSGAFSHAGSQFSRAGSVPHKKRPPKVASKSSSVVPDQACISQRFLQGTIVALVVVMAFSVVSMSTLYVLSLRTEEDLVESDGSFAVSTSCLLALLRPQHPGGSEAVCPCRSSQSFGTTQLRQSPVTTGVLGPQPSLLLGTTGPTHSAPAPGLRTLDLCSTHPCPVICCSSPSPTPSTDPGLGPSFNPGHGLSPSPSPSTNRSGPSQMALLPVTNIRAKSWGLSANGIGYFKHPKSSNPMASPVVPFPGGQGKAKNGPSLGLHGRGRRAVPEPGLSPAQPTQARSQSDPVPFLTSIQVLENSMPITSQYCASEDACSSSSPVSVVLCSLMSKEEPCEEGGILQSLHAHQDTQGTSHQWPVTILSFRRFTYHFRVALLGQANCSAEAPVQPATDYYFHFYRLCD; this is encoded by the exons GCCACGACATCAACGGCGCCCTGGAGCCTTCCAACATAGACACGAGCATCCTGGAGGAGTACATCAGCAAGGAGGACGCCTCTGACCT CTGCTTCCCTGACATCTCTGCTCCAGCCAGTGCGGCCTCCTACCCCCATGGGCAGCCAGCGATCCCCGGCTCCAGCGGGGTCCACCACCTGAGCCCCCCGGGGGGCGGACCCTCCCCGGGGCGCCATGGGGCCCTCCCACCCCCGAGCTACAGCGCCCCGCTCAACTGCAACAACAACAACGGCATGGGTGTTGCTCCCAAGCCCTTCCTGGGGGGTTCTGGGCCCCCCATCAAGGCAGAGCCCAAGGCTCCCTATGCCCCAGG caCCCTGCCAGACTCTCCCCCAGACTCGGGCTCCGAGGCCTACTCCCCCCAGCAGGTGAATG ACCCCCATCTCCTGCGCACCATTACCCCTGAGACCCTGTGCCATGTGGGGGTGCCTTCCCGCCTGGAGCAcccgcccccacctccagcccaccTGCCGggccccccaccgcccccgccgcccccaccgCACTACCCTGTCCTGCAGCGGGACCTGTACATGAAGGCCGAGCCTCCAATGCCCCCCTACGCCGCCATGGGGCAGGGGCTGGTGCCCACCGACCTCCACCATGGCCAGCAGTCCCAGATGCTCCACCAGCTGCTCCAGCAACACGGAGCTGA GCTCCCCCCACACCCCGCCAAGAAGAGGAAGCACTCGGAATCACCTCCCAACACCCTCAATGCCCAGATGCTGAACGGAATGATCAAACAGGAGCCTGGGACTGTGACGGCCCTGCCCCCGCACCCAGCGCGAGCCCCTTCCCCATCCTGGCCTCCCCAGGGCCCGCTCTCACCCGGGCCTGGCTCCCTGCCCCTCAGCATCGCCCGGGTCCAGACACCTCCTTGGCATCCACCAGGTGCCCCCTCACCAG gtctcctgcaggacAGTGACAGCCTCAGTGGCTCCTACCTGGACCCCAACTACCAGTCCATCAAGTGGCAACCGCATCAGCAGAACAAATGGGCGACACTGTACGACGCTAACTACAAGGAGCT GCCCATGCTCACTTACCGCGTGGACGCCGACAAGGGCTTCAACTTTTCGGTGGGCGACGACGCCTTTGTGTGCCAGAAGAAGAACCACTTCCAGGTGACGGCATACATCGGCATGCTGGGCGAGCCCAAGTACGTCAAGACGCCCGAAGGCCTCAAGCCCCTGGACTGCTTCTACCTGAAGCTGCACGGAGTGAAG CTGGAGGCCCTGAACCAGTCCATCAACATCGAGCAGTCGCAGTCGGACCGAAGCAAGCGGCCCTTCAACCCCGTCAC GGTCAATCTGCCCCCCGAACAGGTCACGAAAGTGACTGTGGGGAGGCTGCACTTCAGCGAGACCACCGCCAACAACATGCGCAAGAAGGGCAAGCCCAACCCCGACCAGAG GTACTTCATGCTGGTGGTGGCCCTCCAGGCCCACGCACAAAATCAGAACTACACACTGGCCGCCCAGATCTCAGAGCGCATCATCGTCCGG GCCTCCAATCCAGGCCAGTTTGAGAGCGACAGCGAGGTGCTGTGGCAGCGGGCGCAGGTGCCGGACACGGTCTTCCACCATGGCCGTGTGGGCATCAACACAGACCGGCCCGATGAGGCGCTGGTGGTGCACGGCAACGTCAAGGTCATGGGCTCGCTCATGCACCCCTCCGACCTGCGGGCCAAGGAGCACgtgcaggag GTGGACACCACGGAGCAGCTGAAGAGGATTTCGCGCATGCGGCTGGTGCACTATAGGTACAAGCCGGAGTTTGCCGCCACTGCCGGCATCGAAGCCGCGGCGCCAGAAACGG GTGTCATCGCTCAGGAGGTGAAGGAGATCCTGCCCGAGGCCGTGaaggacacaggagatgtggtctTTGCCAATGGGAAAACCATAGAGAACTTCCTGGTGGTGAACAAG GAGCGCATCTTCATGGAGAACGTGGGTGCCGTGAAGGAGCTGTGCAAGCTGACGGACAACCTGGAGACGCGCATCGATGAGCTGGAGCGCTGGAGCCACAAGCTGGCCAAGCTGCGGCGTCTCGACAGCCTCAAGTCCACCGGCAGCTCGGGCGCCTTCAG CCATGCAGGGAGCCAGTTCAGCCGGGCGGGCAGCGTCCCCCACAAGAAGAGGCCCCCCAAGGTGGCCAGCAAG TCATCGTCTGTGGTCCCAGACCAGGCCTGCATCAGCCAGCGCTTCCTGCAGGGAACCATCGTGGCCCTGGTGGTCGTCATGGCCTTCAG CGTGGTGTCCATGTCCACACTGTATGTGCTGAGCCTGCGCACTGAGGAGGATCTGGTGGAAAGTGATGG CTCTTTTGCCGTGTCTACTTCCTGTCTTCTGGCCCTGCTCCGGCCCCAGCACCCTGGGGGGAGCGAGGCCGTGTGCCCATG CAGGTCCAGCCAGAGCTTTGGGACCACTCAGCTCCGACAGTCCCCTGTGACCACTGGGGTGCTGGGCCCACAGCCCTCTCTGCTGCTGG gtacCACTGGCCCGACCCACTCAGCCCCAGCTCCAGGGCTCCGCACCTTGGACCTCTGCTCTACCCACCCTTGCCCGGTCATTTGCTGCTCCtcgcccagccccaccccctccactgACCCTGGTCTGGGCCCCAGCTTTAATCCTGGTCATGGTCTCAGCCCTAGTCCCAGCCCCTCCACCAACCGCTCAG GCCCCAGCCAGATGGCCCTGCTGCCCGTCACCAACATCAGAGCCAAGTCCTGGGGCCTGTCAGCCAATGGCATTGGCTACTTCAAGCATCCAAAGAGCTCGAACCCCATGGCCAGCCCTGTGGTCCCCTTCCCTGGGGGCCAGGGCAAAGCCAAGAATGGCCCCAGCCTCGGTCTCCATGGCCGGGGCCGCCGAGCGGTTCCCGAGCCTGGCCTGAGCCCTGCTCAGCCCACGCAGGCCCGGAGCCAGTCAG ACCCAGTGCCATTCCTGACCTCCATCCAGGTGCTGGAGAATTCGATGCCCATTACTTCCCAGTACTGTGCTTCAGAGGATGCCTGCAG CTCCTCGTCCCCCGTGTCCGTGGTGCTGTGCAGCCTGATGTCAAAGGAGGAGCCGTGTGAAGAGGGGGGAATTCTACAGAGCCTTCATGCCCACCAGGACACTCAG ggcaCCTCCCACCAGTGGCCAGTAACCATCCTGTCCTTCCGCAGATTCACCTACCACTTCCGGGTGGCATTGCTG GGTCAGGCCAACTGCAGCGCGGAGGCCCCGGTCCAGCCGGCCACGGACTACTACTTCCACTTCTACCGCCTGTGTGACTGA
- the MYRF gene encoding myelin regulatory factor isoform X1, translated as MEVVDETEALQRFFEGHDINGALEPSNIDTSILEEYISKEDASDLCFPDISAPASAASYPHGQPAIPGSSGVHHLSPPGGGPSPGRHGALPPPSYSAPLNCNNNNGMGVAPKPFLGGSGPPIKAEPKAPYAPGTLPDSPPDSGSEAYSPQQVNDPHLLRTITPETLCHVGVPSRLEHPPPPPAHLPGPPPPPPPPPHYPVLQRDLYMKAEPPMPPYAAMGQGLVPTDLHHGQQSQMLHQLLQQHGAELPPHPAKKRKHSESPPNTLNAQMLNGMIKQEPGTVTALPPHPARAPSPSWPPQGPLSPGPGSLPLSIARVQTPPWHPPGAPSPGLLQDSDSLSGSYLDPNYQSIKWQPHQQNKWATLYDANYKELPMLTYRVDADKGFNFSVGDDAFVCQKKNHFQVTAYIGMLGEPKYVKTPEGLKPLDCFYLKLHGVKLEALNQSINIEQSQSDRSKRPFNPVTVNLPPEQVTKVTVGRLHFSETTANNMRKKGKPNPDQRYFMLVVALQAHAQNQNYTLAAQISERIIVRASNPGQFESDSEVLWQRAQVPDTVFHHGRVGINTDRPDEALVVHGNVKVMGSLMHPSDLRAKEHVQEVDTTEQLKRISRMRLVHYRYKPEFAATAGIEAAAPETGVIAQEVKEILPEAVKDTGDVVFANGKTIENFLVVNKERIFMENVGAVKELCKLTDNLETRIDELERWSHKLAKLRRLDSLKSTGSSGAFSHAGSQFSRAGSVPHKKRPPKVASKSSSVVPDQACISQRFLQGTIVALVVVMAFSVVSMSTLYVLSLRTEEDLVESDGSFAVSTSCLLALLRPQHPGGSEAVCPCRSSQSFGTTQLRQSPVTTGVLGPQPSLLLGTTGPTHSAPAPGLRTLDLCSTHPCPVICCSSPSPTPSTDPGLGPSFNPGHGLSPSPSPSTNRSGPSQMALLPVTNIRAKSWGLSANGIGYFKHPKSSNPMASPVVPFPGGQGKAKNGPSLGLHGRGRRAVPEPGLSPAQPTQARSQSDPVPFLTSIQVLENSMPITSQYCASEDACRPGNVTYHIPVSSSTPLHLRLTLQMNSSSPVSVVLCSLMSKEEPCEEGGILQSLHAHQDTQGTSHQWPVTILSFRRFTYHFRVALLGQANCSAEAPVQPATDYYFHFYRLCD; from the exons GCCACGACATCAACGGCGCCCTGGAGCCTTCCAACATAGACACGAGCATCCTGGAGGAGTACATCAGCAAGGAGGACGCCTCTGACCT CTGCTTCCCTGACATCTCTGCTCCAGCCAGTGCGGCCTCCTACCCCCATGGGCAGCCAGCGATCCCCGGCTCCAGCGGGGTCCACCACCTGAGCCCCCCGGGGGGCGGACCCTCCCCGGGGCGCCATGGGGCCCTCCCACCCCCGAGCTACAGCGCCCCGCTCAACTGCAACAACAACAACGGCATGGGTGTTGCTCCCAAGCCCTTCCTGGGGGGTTCTGGGCCCCCCATCAAGGCAGAGCCCAAGGCTCCCTATGCCCCAGG caCCCTGCCAGACTCTCCCCCAGACTCGGGCTCCGAGGCCTACTCCCCCCAGCAGGTGAATG ACCCCCATCTCCTGCGCACCATTACCCCTGAGACCCTGTGCCATGTGGGGGTGCCTTCCCGCCTGGAGCAcccgcccccacctccagcccaccTGCCGggccccccaccgcccccgccgcccccaccgCACTACCCTGTCCTGCAGCGGGACCTGTACATGAAGGCCGAGCCTCCAATGCCCCCCTACGCCGCCATGGGGCAGGGGCTGGTGCCCACCGACCTCCACCATGGCCAGCAGTCCCAGATGCTCCACCAGCTGCTCCAGCAACACGGAGCTGA GCTCCCCCCACACCCCGCCAAGAAGAGGAAGCACTCGGAATCACCTCCCAACACCCTCAATGCCCAGATGCTGAACGGAATGATCAAACAGGAGCCTGGGACTGTGACGGCCCTGCCCCCGCACCCAGCGCGAGCCCCTTCCCCATCCTGGCCTCCCCAGGGCCCGCTCTCACCCGGGCCTGGCTCCCTGCCCCTCAGCATCGCCCGGGTCCAGACACCTCCTTGGCATCCACCAGGTGCCCCCTCACCAG gtctcctgcaggacAGTGACAGCCTCAGTGGCTCCTACCTGGACCCCAACTACCAGTCCATCAAGTGGCAACCGCATCAGCAGAACAAATGGGCGACACTGTACGACGCTAACTACAAGGAGCT GCCCATGCTCACTTACCGCGTGGACGCCGACAAGGGCTTCAACTTTTCGGTGGGCGACGACGCCTTTGTGTGCCAGAAGAAGAACCACTTCCAGGTGACGGCATACATCGGCATGCTGGGCGAGCCCAAGTACGTCAAGACGCCCGAAGGCCTCAAGCCCCTGGACTGCTTCTACCTGAAGCTGCACGGAGTGAAG CTGGAGGCCCTGAACCAGTCCATCAACATCGAGCAGTCGCAGTCGGACCGAAGCAAGCGGCCCTTCAACCCCGTCAC GGTCAATCTGCCCCCCGAACAGGTCACGAAAGTGACTGTGGGGAGGCTGCACTTCAGCGAGACCACCGCCAACAACATGCGCAAGAAGGGCAAGCCCAACCCCGACCAGAG GTACTTCATGCTGGTGGTGGCCCTCCAGGCCCACGCACAAAATCAGAACTACACACTGGCCGCCCAGATCTCAGAGCGCATCATCGTCCGG GCCTCCAATCCAGGCCAGTTTGAGAGCGACAGCGAGGTGCTGTGGCAGCGGGCGCAGGTGCCGGACACGGTCTTCCACCATGGCCGTGTGGGCATCAACACAGACCGGCCCGATGAGGCGCTGGTGGTGCACGGCAACGTCAAGGTCATGGGCTCGCTCATGCACCCCTCCGACCTGCGGGCCAAGGAGCACgtgcaggag GTGGACACCACGGAGCAGCTGAAGAGGATTTCGCGCATGCGGCTGGTGCACTATAGGTACAAGCCGGAGTTTGCCGCCACTGCCGGCATCGAAGCCGCGGCGCCAGAAACGG GTGTCATCGCTCAGGAGGTGAAGGAGATCCTGCCCGAGGCCGTGaaggacacaggagatgtggtctTTGCCAATGGGAAAACCATAGAGAACTTCCTGGTGGTGAACAAG GAGCGCATCTTCATGGAGAACGTGGGTGCCGTGAAGGAGCTGTGCAAGCTGACGGACAACCTGGAGACGCGCATCGATGAGCTGGAGCGCTGGAGCCACAAGCTGGCCAAGCTGCGGCGTCTCGACAGCCTCAAGTCCACCGGCAGCTCGGGCGCCTTCAG CCATGCAGGGAGCCAGTTCAGCCGGGCGGGCAGCGTCCCCCACAAGAAGAGGCCCCCCAAGGTGGCCAGCAAG TCATCGTCTGTGGTCCCAGACCAGGCCTGCATCAGCCAGCGCTTCCTGCAGGGAACCATCGTGGCCCTGGTGGTCGTCATGGCCTTCAG CGTGGTGTCCATGTCCACACTGTATGTGCTGAGCCTGCGCACTGAGGAGGATCTGGTGGAAAGTGATGG CTCTTTTGCCGTGTCTACTTCCTGTCTTCTGGCCCTGCTCCGGCCCCAGCACCCTGGGGGGAGCGAGGCCGTGTGCCCATG CAGGTCCAGCCAGAGCTTTGGGACCACTCAGCTCCGACAGTCCCCTGTGACCACTGGGGTGCTGGGCCCACAGCCCTCTCTGCTGCTGG gtacCACTGGCCCGACCCACTCAGCCCCAGCTCCAGGGCTCCGCACCTTGGACCTCTGCTCTACCCACCCTTGCCCGGTCATTTGCTGCTCCtcgcccagccccaccccctccactgACCCTGGTCTGGGCCCCAGCTTTAATCCTGGTCATGGTCTCAGCCCTAGTCCCAGCCCCTCCACCAACCGCTCAG GCCCCAGCCAGATGGCCCTGCTGCCCGTCACCAACATCAGAGCCAAGTCCTGGGGCCTGTCAGCCAATGGCATTGGCTACTTCAAGCATCCAAAGAGCTCGAACCCCATGGCCAGCCCTGTGGTCCCCTTCCCTGGGGGCCAGGGCAAAGCCAAGAATGGCCCCAGCCTCGGTCTCCATGGCCGGGGCCGCCGAGCGGTTCCCGAGCCTGGCCTGAGCCCTGCTCAGCCCACGCAGGCCCGGAGCCAGTCAG ACCCAGTGCCATTCCTGACCTCCATCCAGGTGCTGGAGAATTCGATGCCCATTACTTCCCAGTACTGTGCTTCAGAGGATGCCTGCAG GCCTGGAAACGTCACCTACCACATCCCTGTTAGCAGCAGCACCCCCTTGCACCTCCGCCTGACCCTGCAGATGAA CTCCTCGTCCCCCGTGTCCGTGGTGCTGTGCAGCCTGATGTCAAAGGAGGAGCCGTGTGAAGAGGGGGGAATTCTACAGAGCCTTCATGCCCACCAGGACACTCAG ggcaCCTCCCACCAGTGGCCAGTAACCATCCTGTCCTTCCGCAGATTCACCTACCACTTCCGGGTGGCATTGCTG GGTCAGGCCAACTGCAGCGCGGAGGCCCCGGTCCAGCCGGCCACGGACTACTACTTCCACTTCTACCGCCTGTGTGACTGA
- the MYRF gene encoding myelin regulatory factor isoform X2 has protein sequence MEVVDETEALQRFFEGHDINGALEPSNIDTSILEEYISKEDASDLCFPDISAPASAASYPHGQPAIPGSSGVHHLSPPGGGPSPGRHGALPPPSYSAPLNCNNNNGMGVAPKPFLGGSGPPIKAEPKAPYAPGTLPDSPPDSGSEAYSPQQVNDPHLLRTITPETLCHVGVPSRLEHPPPPPAHLPGPPPPPPPPPHYPVLQRDLYMKAEPPMPPYAAMGQGLVPTDLHHGQQSQMLHQLLQQHGAELPPHPAKKRKHSESPPNTLNAQMLNGMIKQEPGTVTALPPHPARAPSPSWPPQGPLSPGPGSLPLSIARVQTPPWHPPGAPSPGLLQDSDSLSGSYLDPNYQSIKWQPHQQNKWATLYDANYKELPMLTYRVDADKGFNFSVGDDAFVCQKKNHFQVTAYIGMLGEPKYVKTPEGLKPLDCFYLKLHGVKLEALNQSINIEQSQSDRSKRPFNPVTVNLPPEQVTKVTVGRLHFSETTANNMRKKGKPNPDQRYFMLVVALQAHAQNQNYTLAAQISERIIVRASNPGQFESDSEVLWQRAQVPDTVFHHGRVGINTDRPDEALVVHGNVKVMGSLMHPSDLRAKEHVQEVDTTEQLKRISRMRLVHYRYKPEFAATAGIEAAAPETGVIAQEVKEILPEAVKDTGDVVFANGKTIENFLVVNKERIFMENVGAVKELCKLTDNLETRIDELERWSHKLAKLRRLDSLKSTGSSGAFSHAGSQFSRAGSVPHKKRPPKVASKSSSVVPDQACISQRFLQGTIVALVVVMAFSVVSMSTLYVLSLRTEEDLVESDGSFAVSTSCLLALLRPQHPGGSEAVCPWSSQSFGTTQLRQSPVTTGVLGPQPSLLLGTTGPTHSAPAPGLRTLDLCSTHPCPVICCSSPSPTPSTDPGLGPSFNPGHGLSPSPSPSTNRSGPSQMALLPVTNIRAKSWGLSANGIGYFKHPKSSNPMASPVVPFPGGQGKAKNGPSLGLHGRGRRAVPEPGLSPAQPTQARSQSDPVPFLTSIQVLENSMPITSQYCASEDACRPGNVTYHIPVSSSTPLHLRLTLQMNSSSPVSVVLCSLMSKEEPCEEGGILQSLHAHQDTQGTSHQWPVTILSFRRFTYHFRVALLGQANCSAEAPVQPATDYYFHFYRLCD, from the exons GCCACGACATCAACGGCGCCCTGGAGCCTTCCAACATAGACACGAGCATCCTGGAGGAGTACATCAGCAAGGAGGACGCCTCTGACCT CTGCTTCCCTGACATCTCTGCTCCAGCCAGTGCGGCCTCCTACCCCCATGGGCAGCCAGCGATCCCCGGCTCCAGCGGGGTCCACCACCTGAGCCCCCCGGGGGGCGGACCCTCCCCGGGGCGCCATGGGGCCCTCCCACCCCCGAGCTACAGCGCCCCGCTCAACTGCAACAACAACAACGGCATGGGTGTTGCTCCCAAGCCCTTCCTGGGGGGTTCTGGGCCCCCCATCAAGGCAGAGCCCAAGGCTCCCTATGCCCCAGG caCCCTGCCAGACTCTCCCCCAGACTCGGGCTCCGAGGCCTACTCCCCCCAGCAGGTGAATG ACCCCCATCTCCTGCGCACCATTACCCCTGAGACCCTGTGCCATGTGGGGGTGCCTTCCCGCCTGGAGCAcccgcccccacctccagcccaccTGCCGggccccccaccgcccccgccgcccccaccgCACTACCCTGTCCTGCAGCGGGACCTGTACATGAAGGCCGAGCCTCCAATGCCCCCCTACGCCGCCATGGGGCAGGGGCTGGTGCCCACCGACCTCCACCATGGCCAGCAGTCCCAGATGCTCCACCAGCTGCTCCAGCAACACGGAGCTGA GCTCCCCCCACACCCCGCCAAGAAGAGGAAGCACTCGGAATCACCTCCCAACACCCTCAATGCCCAGATGCTGAACGGAATGATCAAACAGGAGCCTGGGACTGTGACGGCCCTGCCCCCGCACCCAGCGCGAGCCCCTTCCCCATCCTGGCCTCCCCAGGGCCCGCTCTCACCCGGGCCTGGCTCCCTGCCCCTCAGCATCGCCCGGGTCCAGACACCTCCTTGGCATCCACCAGGTGCCCCCTCACCAG gtctcctgcaggacAGTGACAGCCTCAGTGGCTCCTACCTGGACCCCAACTACCAGTCCATCAAGTGGCAACCGCATCAGCAGAACAAATGGGCGACACTGTACGACGCTAACTACAAGGAGCT GCCCATGCTCACTTACCGCGTGGACGCCGACAAGGGCTTCAACTTTTCGGTGGGCGACGACGCCTTTGTGTGCCAGAAGAAGAACCACTTCCAGGTGACGGCATACATCGGCATGCTGGGCGAGCCCAAGTACGTCAAGACGCCCGAAGGCCTCAAGCCCCTGGACTGCTTCTACCTGAAGCTGCACGGAGTGAAG CTGGAGGCCCTGAACCAGTCCATCAACATCGAGCAGTCGCAGTCGGACCGAAGCAAGCGGCCCTTCAACCCCGTCAC GGTCAATCTGCCCCCCGAACAGGTCACGAAAGTGACTGTGGGGAGGCTGCACTTCAGCGAGACCACCGCCAACAACATGCGCAAGAAGGGCAAGCCCAACCCCGACCAGAG GTACTTCATGCTGGTGGTGGCCCTCCAGGCCCACGCACAAAATCAGAACTACACACTGGCCGCCCAGATCTCAGAGCGCATCATCGTCCGG GCCTCCAATCCAGGCCAGTTTGAGAGCGACAGCGAGGTGCTGTGGCAGCGGGCGCAGGTGCCGGACACGGTCTTCCACCATGGCCGTGTGGGCATCAACACAGACCGGCCCGATGAGGCGCTGGTGGTGCACGGCAACGTCAAGGTCATGGGCTCGCTCATGCACCCCTCCGACCTGCGGGCCAAGGAGCACgtgcaggag GTGGACACCACGGAGCAGCTGAAGAGGATTTCGCGCATGCGGCTGGTGCACTATAGGTACAAGCCGGAGTTTGCCGCCACTGCCGGCATCGAAGCCGCGGCGCCAGAAACGG GTGTCATCGCTCAGGAGGTGAAGGAGATCCTGCCCGAGGCCGTGaaggacacaggagatgtggtctTTGCCAATGGGAAAACCATAGAGAACTTCCTGGTGGTGAACAAG GAGCGCATCTTCATGGAGAACGTGGGTGCCGTGAAGGAGCTGTGCAAGCTGACGGACAACCTGGAGACGCGCATCGATGAGCTGGAGCGCTGGAGCCACAAGCTGGCCAAGCTGCGGCGTCTCGACAGCCTCAAGTCCACCGGCAGCTCGGGCGCCTTCAG CCATGCAGGGAGCCAGTTCAGCCGGGCGGGCAGCGTCCCCCACAAGAAGAGGCCCCCCAAGGTGGCCAGCAAG TCATCGTCTGTGGTCCCAGACCAGGCCTGCATCAGCCAGCGCTTCCTGCAGGGAACCATCGTGGCCCTGGTGGTCGTCATGGCCTTCAG CGTGGTGTCCATGTCCACACTGTATGTGCTGAGCCTGCGCACTGAGGAGGATCTGGTGGAAAGTGATGG CTCTTTTGCCGTGTCTACTTCCTGTCTTCTGGCCCTGCTCCGGCCCCAGCACCCTGGGGGGAGCGAGGCCGTGTGCCCATG GTCCAGCCAGAGCTTTGGGACCACTCAGCTCCGACAGTCCCCTGTGACCACTGGGGTGCTGGGCCCACAGCCCTCTCTGCTGCTGG gtacCACTGGCCCGACCCACTCAGCCCCAGCTCCAGGGCTCCGCACCTTGGACCTCTGCTCTACCCACCCTTGCCCGGTCATTTGCTGCTCCtcgcccagccccaccccctccactgACCCTGGTCTGGGCCCCAGCTTTAATCCTGGTCATGGTCTCAGCCCTAGTCCCAGCCCCTCCACCAACCGCTCAG GCCCCAGCCAGATGGCCCTGCTGCCCGTCACCAACATCAGAGCCAAGTCCTGGGGCCTGTCAGCCAATGGCATTGGCTACTTCAAGCATCCAAAGAGCTCGAACCCCATGGCCAGCCCTGTGGTCCCCTTCCCTGGGGGCCAGGGCAAAGCCAAGAATGGCCCCAGCCTCGGTCTCCATGGCCGGGGCCGCCGAGCGGTTCCCGAGCCTGGCCTGAGCCCTGCTCAGCCCACGCAGGCCCGGAGCCAGTCAG ACCCAGTGCCATTCCTGACCTCCATCCAGGTGCTGGAGAATTCGATGCCCATTACTTCCCAGTACTGTGCTTCAGAGGATGCCTGCAG GCCTGGAAACGTCACCTACCACATCCCTGTTAGCAGCAGCACCCCCTTGCACCTCCGCCTGACCCTGCAGATGAA CTCCTCGTCCCCCGTGTCCGTGGTGCTGTGCAGCCTGATGTCAAAGGAGGAGCCGTGTGAAGAGGGGGGAATTCTACAGAGCCTTCATGCCCACCAGGACACTCAG ggcaCCTCCCACCAGTGGCCAGTAACCATCCTGTCCTTCCGCAGATTCACCTACCACTTCCGGGTGGCATTGCTG GGTCAGGCCAACTGCAGCGCGGAGGCCCCGGTCCAGCCGGCCACGGACTACTACTTCCACTTCTACCGCCTGTGTGACTGA